From one Salmo salar chromosome ssa09, Ssal_v3.1, whole genome shotgun sequence genomic stretch:
- the LOC123724095 gene encoding proline-rich extensin-like protein EPR1, with protein sequence MPCPYSTTQPLPTTSSHLCTPPLPYCLPLPSALPPPPRFRPSATILHRPLPLTSFPLPPAIIQPLLPLRLHSRTSAYAPPPRASARLPPPSPTPLPCPASSSHLSTLSPAPLACHSSSCTSAPASASLLASTSPCHPPSCPSAPPYPALPPHRLPSLPLTHRPSALPLPLLPPPSSLPLCPAHHHRPPSPICLLPMPLPSRLSAPLPLTRSPLPSYPAHAPSASCPPYLPLPAPLPPLPRLIISTLPCPAPSCALCPRLSLMRLCPSSSFGFLCPFCITPTRLCPTASTPIRPLPPTSSHLPLFLRLPPPPPYASLPCRILPSTLPSSLARPISALLIPAQPLPLTLLMPASFALPCPPHSTPSALPCRFSSLRPTLPTASPLALCPPLLRPPPLPPPTPLCLCPTASSPYTATPLTITAPLPPLLRASPCLPPIWPRPAALHSSAPRLHIAPSALHHPFASAALHPPPPPLPCPAASPTSFHPATPSSPLCPACLTSPLRPALHPPYALCLSPLCHRSVPPPPAPASLYAPPPSASSMRPPLPAPPSAPLPAYLPPTPPLHLPYLHPYPPHPPTSPPYPSAPLPPSHLYPSVPAHHPPPPLHPPLLPPITRSLTSPCLPLPRPLPRPSLCPAPSGPLPYHLPPHATPLPACHISITAPPCRISSAPTPLPSARLTPACTSLHRSHASAPSLLRRSSLLLPCPLLLAPICPSCLSRLHALCHLPPAPSSCVPCPASAPSPHAHSALPPPLRLPHPHSRLPCLIRASALHPSSASAPCPASYHAPLPPASPASPSLCLLPCSNPCALCPALPTLPLFSSLPAPPSPASALPRTIPPPPLPSAPPLANRLCPALHSISPSLPPLSVCPPLAASFLAPSAPRLSLPSPLPSAPILPRPLPCPPPSPSPALHPSSLLCPLCPFSLHLPHLPLCLPPLPAPLPCPQRPAAPRISPRLSSPSSPHLPPYDLHLASLRPPPPLPHSPALSLALALLCPPPPPPPAPLSLPTLAPALCLLFLPPASTAISIMRTSALPASAIIALPLSACPRHALYPALCLHSCALPCRPHILCLTASSTLPCSSLSALPLPFIRLYPALLLHFLPLLTYTSYTPLPCTYHPPCALSALHVLHSAPLTHTSALHSIMPSLPPATATFHPPSACGPRSPAATSACSQSSPPLPCHHSARHLPCL encoded by the exons ATGCCCTGCCCCTACTCCACTACTCAGCCCCTCCCTACCACCTCCTCTCACCTCTGCACCCCTCCTCTGCCCTACTGCCTCCCCCTGCCCTCTGCCCTGCCCCCTCCCCCTCGCTTCCGCCCCTCTGCCACTATCCTCCATCGCCCTCTGCCACTGACTTCCTTCCCTCTGCCTCCTGCCATCATACAGCCTCTCCTGCCTCTGCGCCTCCATTCACGCACCTCTGCCTACGCACCTCCTCCTCGCGCCTCTGCCCGCCTGCCACCTCCCTCTCCCAcgcccctgccctgccctgcctcctcctcgcacCTCT CCACgctctctcctgcccctctcgCCTGCCACTCCTCATCATGCACCTCCGCCCCTGCCTCTGCCTCCCTCCTTGCGTCTACCTCTCCCTGCCATCCTCCCTCATGCCCCTCTGCCCCTCCCTACCCCGCCCTGCCCCCTCATCGCCTGCCCTCCCTGCCCCTCACCCATCGCCCCTCTgccctgcccctccccctcctgcctcctccctcctccttaccCCTCTGCCCTGCGCATCATCAtcgccctccctcccccatctgcCTCCTGCCCATGCCTCTGCCCTCGCGCCTCTCTGCCCCCCTGCCGCTCACCCGCTCGCCCCTCCCTTCCTACCCTGCTCATGCGCCCTCCGCTTCCTGCCCACCATACTTGCCTCTGCCTGCCCCACTCCCCCCTCTGCCTCGCCTCATCATCAGcactctgccctgccctgctccATCATGCGCCCTCTGCCCCCGCCTCTCCCTCATGCGcctctgcccctcctcctccttcggcTTCCTCTGCCCCTTCTGCATCACTCCTACGCGCCTCTGCCCTACTGCCTCCACTCCCATACGCCCTCTCCCTCCAACCTCATCCCATCTACCTCTGTTCCTACGACTACCACCTCCGCCCCCTTACGCCTCTCTGCCCTGCCGCATCCTCCCCTCTACCCTGCCATCCTCCCTCGCCCGCCCCATCTCTGCCCTCCTCATCCCCGCCCAGCCTCTACCCCTCACCCTCCTCATGCCTGCCTCCTTTGCCCTGCCCTGTCCTCCTCACTCCACcccctctgccctgccctgccgcTTCTCTTCTCTTCGCCCTACCCTGCCTACCGCATCACCCCTTGCCCTCTGCCCCCCCCTCCTGCGCCCTCCGCCCCTGCCCCCCCCTACACCTCTCTGCCTCTGCCCTACCGCATCCTCCCCTTACACCGCTACTCCTCTCACCATCACTGCCCCTCTGCCCCCCCTCCTTCGcgcctctccctgcctgcctcccatcTGGCCTCGCCCTGCCGCACTCCACTCCTCCGCCCCCCGCCTCCACATAGCTCCCTCTGCCCTCCATCATCCCTTCGCCTCTGCCGCCCTCCACCCCCCGCCACctcctctgccctgccctgccgcATCACCCACCTCTTTTCACCCTGCCACTCCATCCTCGCCCCTCTGCCCCGCCTGCCTCACCTCCCCCTTGCGCCCCGCCCTGCACCCTCCATACGCCCTCTGCCTCTCCCCCCTCTGCCACCGCTCcgtccctcctccccctgcccCTGCCTCTCTGTACGCCCCTCCGCCCTCGGCATCGTCCATGCGCCCGCCCCTGCCTGCCCCTCCCTCCGCCCCTCTACCTGCCTACCTCCCCCCTACACCTCCTCTGCACCTGCCCTACCTCCACCCTTACCCACCtcacccccccacctccccccccTACCCCTCTGCCCCTCTGCCTCCCTCACACTTGTACCCTTCTGTCCCCGCTCATCATCCACCTCCCCCCCTCCATCCGCCCCTGCTGCCCCCCATCACGCGCTCTCTTACCTCGCCCTGCCTGCCCCTCCCACGCCCTCTGCCCCGCCCTTCCCTCTGCCCTGCCCCCTCTGgccctctaccctaccacctcccTCCCCATGCCAcgcctctgcctgcctgccatatCTCCATCACTGCTCCGCCCTGCCGCATCTCCTCCGCCCCCACTCCTTTGCCCTCTGCCCGCCTCACTCCTGCCTGCACTTCCCTGCACCGCTCTCACGCCTCTGCCCCCTCGCTCCTGCGCCgctcctctctcttgctcccctgccctctcctgcTCGCCCCCATCTGCCCCTCCTGCCTCTCTCGCCTTCACGCCCTCTGCCATCTGCCCCCCGCCCCATCATCGTGCGTTCCCTGCCCTGCCTCTGCGCCCTCCCCTCATGCGCACTCTGCCTTACCGCCTCCACTCCGCCTCCCTCACCCGCACTCTCGCCTGCCCTGCCTCATCCGCGCCTCTGCCCTGCATCCCTCCTCTGCCTCTGCCCCCTGCCCCGCCTCCTATCATGCGCCTCTGCCGCCTGCCTCCcccgcctctccctccctctgcctcctgCCTTGCTCCAATCCATGCGCCCTCTGCCCTGCCCTCCCCACCttacccctcttctcctctctgcctgCCCCTCCTTCGCCCGCCTCTGCCCTGCCTCGCACCATCCCCCCGCCACCTCTGCCCTCTGCCCCGCCCCTCGCCAATcgcctctgccctgccctgcactCCATATCACCCTCTCTCCCGCCTCTGTCGGTCTGCCCTCCGCTCGCTGCCTCATTCCTTGCGCCCTCTGCCCCTCGCCTCTCCCTCCCCAGCCCTCTGCCTTCTGCTCCCATTCTGCCTCGCCCTCTGCCCTGCCCTCCTCCCTCGCCCTCTCCTGCACTTcatccctcttccctcctctgccCCCTCTGCCCTTTCTCGCTCCATCTCCCGCACCTGCCCCTCTGCCTCCCGCCCCTCCCTGCCCCCCTGCCCTGCCCTCAACGCCCTGCCGCGCCGCGCATCTCCCCTCGCCTGTCGTCGCCGTCCTCTCCCCATCTGCCGCCATACGACCTCCATCTGGCCTCACTTCGCCCTCCCCCCCCGCTCCCTCATTCCCCCGCCCTCTCCCTCGCGCTCGCCCTCCTCTGCCCCCCGCCTCCTCCTCCGCCAGcgcctctctccctgcccaccCTCGCCCctgctctctgcctcctcttcttGCCTCCTGCCTCTACCGCCATATCCATCATGCGCACATCTGCCCTACCTGCTAGTGCCATCATCGCCCTGCCTCTGTCCGCCTGCCCTCGCCACGCCCTCTACCCTGCCCTATGCCTCCATTCATGCGCCCTGCCCTGCCGCCCCCATATCCTCTGCCTCACTGCCTCATCTACGCTGCCctgctcctccctctctgccctgccCCTCCCGTTCATACGCCTCTACCCTGCCCTCCTCTTACACTTCCTACCTCTGCTAACCTACACCTCTTACACCCCGCTCCCCTGCACCTACCACCCCCCTTGCGCCCTCTCTGCCCTACACGTGCTGCACTCAGCTCCCCTTACGCATACATCTGCCCTGCACTCCATCATGCCCTCTCTGCCACCTGCCACTGCCACCTTCCATCCACCCTCTGCCTGTGGCCCCCGCTCCCCTGCTGCCACCTCTGCCTGCAGCCAATCATCTCCGCCTTTGCCCTGCCACCACTCAGCTCGCCATCTGCCCTGCCTCTAG